TATTAAGCACGAACTTTTTTTGAAGTCTCGTTTCATTACGCAACTTTTACGGCGGTCATATGGATCTTGTCTTTCGCACTGCAACCCTCGAGGACTTGCCGGCGCTGGTGGCGCTGGAAGAGCAATGTTTCACCAGCGACCGGCTGACCCCGCGCAGCTTCCAGTGGATGATCAGCCGCGCCCATGGGCAGCTGCTGGTGGCCGAACAGCAGGCGCAGGTGCTCGGGTATGCCCTGGTGCTGTTTCATCGCGGCACCTCCCTGGCGCGCCTGTATTCCCTGGCCATCGCCGAAAGCGCCCGGGGCCTGGGGCTGGGCAAGCGCCTGCTGCAACGCATGGAGGCCTGTGCCCTGGCCCATGACTGCGCCTACCTGCGCCTGGAGGTACGCACCGACAACCCTGCGGCCATCGCCTTGTACGAGCGCAACGGCTACCGGCGTTTCGCCCTGGTCCCCGACTATTACCAGGACCACGCCGACGCCCTGCGCCTGGAAAAGCGCATCCTCCAGCACCGCGAGACCCGTAGCATCCGCGTGCCCTATTACCAGCAGACCACCGACTTCACCTGCGGCCCCGCCTGCCTGCTGATGGCCATGGGCGCCCTGCAACCTTCACGGCC
The DNA window shown above is from Pseudomonas protegens CHA0 and carries:
- a CDS encoding GNAT family N-acetyltransferase/peptidase C39 family protein yields the protein MDLVFRTATLEDLPALVALEEQCFTSDRLTPRSFQWMISRAHGQLLVAEQQAQVLGYALVLFHRGTSLARLYSLAIAESARGLGLGKRLLQRMEACALAHDCAYLRLEVRTDNPAAIALYERNGYRRFALVPDYYQDHADALRLEKRILQHRETRSIRVPYYQQTTDFTCGPACLLMAMGALQPSRPLERREELQIWREATTVFMTSGHGGCSPQGLALAAWRRGFAVRLQVNSSGPLFLNGVRDEHKKDVMRLVHDEFCKELDASEVQQVLGGPLDLPGLLREGGQPLVLISSYRLTRSKAPHWVIVTDCDQDFVYLHDPDVDHSQHRQPLDCQHLPVSHGEFAKMCSFGSSKLRAAVILFPARAHP